The sequence TCCACTTGTCAGGTTTTTATCTGAGATCTCAACATTGTTATCAGGGTCTTCCTTACACCATACCCCTGTGCCACTGTGTCAAAGATGCTTGAGTGAGAGCGTCAGATGACACGTTTAGAGTGCACAGCAATAGTGAGAGATGAGACACTAGTGCCTTTTGGTGGTTGGAGATGTCAAagaaatcacacacacacacacacacacacacacacacacacacacacacacacacacacacacacactctctctctctctctctctctccttgCTCTCTGCAACATCTTACCCTGTCTGTGAGACTGCCTGATTTTATCTTTTTGCGTATTGTCCTGATCAGTTAAAGAGACTTTCGGAGATTTGCGTTAAcgcaacatttcagagacCCACGCTAACATACATTTGcagcaaaaagcaatggctgcatgcATTGATgaaagtgacaagaactgcaacgcgaagttacagttgagtccagttcTTATGACAGGGCCCCCCTCGGTGTGTGgtaaaaacagctgttcataTGTGGTCTgtcacacatgaacacaactaaaagGATAAAGAGGCGAGCAGTATTGCCGTCCCGATCTGTTTTGCTGTCCACCGAGCTTCACTGACTGCTGTTGATGTCATGTGATGTTACACGTGATGGCGAGAAAACCCTCTTGGGCGTCACGTTAGAAAAGCGTTGCCCgcttgataagtatgagtaagttgtgcgTAAGTGTTTCGgctactgaaccaaacagcacgctttgcaaactgcgatcTACGGTAGATGTTTGAGAAGTTGGGGCCCCGATTGAAAAAGTTACAAACTTGTccgatagaatttatcatttaatcagttaaaagcGTACTTAAGCATATCTCATTCTGCAAATgtgtcaaatgtctcaatttgattgttggtaaccaacaatcaaaggtgtatgctgGGCGCAATTAACTAGTGCATGTGgccgaaatgttcctttaattaaaaagaaaGAACAAGGCGAAGGCACTAAAATATTAGGGTCCATATTCGTGCAACATTACCGTGGTATACCATCACGTTACCATGATATATCATCATATaccatcacgtgacctttaACCCCAGGGGTGTCCAGGTCTTTAGTCACCAGGAGTCACGCAAGCTTTGGGTTGTCTGGAGTCATGCCCTCTTACGGTCTTTATATCCAAAACcttatagatatagatatatcaTATCTCAATTAAATTAAACTGTTGTTTCACAACACTGATGCCAACCGTCCACCAAAGTTTAAacgagaactctcaccaaatactaaaacttgttgaaaaaAAGATGCAAGGcttggtatcttcctgcaggaaacctacggtccagacagccacagaagcagagaatcagcaacgagttgttcagacgattccccgtatgtacacaaagtcttactctcacgaagtaactactttaggtttaaccataccaagtgctcctaacgcacccaaaattcagcgagacatgatctatgaactatccaagaagggtctccttctgaggttgtattgtcacagtcgatacttgcgtgatagcTTTGGGGtctcagtttgctttagtcaataaatcacaacttgacaccatatgtctcacaatccttaccttgaaatgtgcacaggtaTTGGTATttcttgctaaccaacaatcagagttacaCTCGTGCCACGTAcaggtactaaacacgcctatgcaggtaatttcaatgctttatttctttgttacggtaaacttctgcagtaaacggttgcaatcggttgtgtcatgaagtgacagctttcatctgagagatagttgattttggtgagagtttcCCTTTAATCGGTTGGCAGTTTTCAactactcacacacacagaatctGACGCATGTCAGAGCTATGTACACACATGCGTTGACCTTGTGGAGTTTCCAGAcagcacacacagagacagtgTGGAACTATAATCTTCTGTATGATCATTACTCATCTGAAGATTTTAATAGCAATCATGCCCAACAGGTCAGGGGCCGGGACCAGGGCCAGGCCACATTTGGCCATCCCTGTAAACCACTTGAgctaaactacctctgaataGGTCTAACAAAAGCTGatttaaacaggtttaaccCTAGTGGAGACACACTAAAATCTGTTCCAGATTTAAAGTCAGTTGTGCAAAAGTGGGCTGCTGACGCCTAACCTTAGAATGGACTGAGGTCATACCCgtatcattggaaagctctaTGTCTGCTTTATTCAATTACAGAGCCTCTAGGGTGTAGGATGCATTACACAAGAGATAGCAGAGATATGTGATGCTTCTGGTAAAATAGTGAGATAGACGGTGGAGTCTTGTAATCATGTACTGTTCTGATTGCATACCTTCTCTAATTAGATTGGTATGTTGCCCTAAATAGTAACTAGAAACAGTTTGAGAATGTAATCGACACCCTAGGTACAGCCATCACTCTCTATCGCTTTGTACAGCACTGTCGGCTTTGTTTTgcgtagtttactggcaaggtATTCAGACAGCGGTCAGTGGTAATGGGACAGGGTAAGTGATTGCTACAACAATAGGGCATCTGGTACATTTTAGGATGTTAGGTATTCTAAGCCACTCCCCAAAGCCCCAAAGCCGCAActgactttaattctggaaGGGACTTTAAGTCTTAAACATGTGTTGGCTTATACAACTTTAAAACATGTTTAGGCGCTATGGACATGTGCCCGTAAGAGCTTAGTTTTGTAGTTGGGTGTTATAGTCTTGTGTGGACATCCCCTCTCTGTTTGACTTCTAGTGGGGGAGAAAGTGGTCTTGTTTGATGTGTATGTTTGAGCGAAGGCGGCTACTACTGCATTGTGTTTATCTAGGACCAAGCCGTCAAGGAGCAGGCATTACAAGGACTGGCATCGATGTCGTCGGCTCAGATTGTGTCTGCATCTGCCATTCACGGCAAGATGAGAATGCCGTTTGGAATGACTCCATTGTCTGGCATGGGATTGTCCGGAATGTATGGCGAACACGGGGTTCCCCAATCGAGCCCCAGTTATCTTAAACAGGAAATGAATCCACTGATGTCTCCTCAGGCCGTAAGACAGATCGATTGTGTGAGTACCATATCTTACATTAATTCATTGTCTGTGTGGCTAGATGTGGGGACATCCCGCACTTGGTCAACCTATGCCGCATTCCATGATGGGATTCAGTCAACCTAATCTAATGGCAGGTCCATTAGTTGTATCCTCGGTTGGAAACGCCGGCTCTATAGCCATGATGCCTCCAATGACTGGGTTGGCTGGTGGAACCCCTGTTGGTCACATGGGCAGTAATTCTCCACGAAGTGGATCACCAGTGCAGGTATGGTATACTGCTGTTTAGTTTTGTATTGGATAAGCTGGTGGAGTTTTGATGGCTGTGTATAGCGTGGATCACAGTTTTCGCGTGGGAATTCACCGGGAGACGCGATGAATGCAGTGTCCAAATCGACGGTGTCGTCGGACTGGAACGGCTGCTCTCTGGCCGCTCCTAAACTTAAACTGATTGAATATGATGCGTTTGTAGAAACACCGAGCGACGATCCACGGGTGAGCAGTAggttgtttggttgttgtcAGTGAGTGACTGATAAGAATTTGTGAACAGGCACAGAAGCATTCGTTTATTCATCTGGAACCGTCAGACAGTTCAGCTGTGGAAGGGGTTAGTagagggtacatgtttctctctgtctatcttttGTATAGACCAAGATTTGTTAGGTTGTCACAATGGTGGATTTTGATGACAAGTTTCCAGACCACAAGGGCGGTTTGAAGGATCTATATGATCGAGGACCAGCAGGCGCATTTTTTCTTGTCAAGTTTTGGGTAAGTAGCATTTCAGTTATTTGAATTTATACGACACACTGAAAAAATTATTAGGTTGGAATAAACATTTGAGAAGAAAGATGGGCAGGCGGGTAGGCGGGTGGATGGGCGGTGCTTTTGCTTTTTATGATGTGACGTGTGTGCACTTGTGCGGACACCCATTCATAGCACACACTGCAAACTAATGCTAAAACAGCTAAAGCTTTATAGTAATTCAACACAAGTCTTAGTGCCAACAAACGTTGAAACGTCATCGTCCAATTCTGCGTCTTGTTTGGCGGCAGTGGCAGTGGTGCTAGTTCTCACGTTGATGACATGGTCTGCCTGATCACTGTATCCCACCTCCTCCAATACATCATGAAGTTGCAGTCTCACAAACGTGAAGAACCTTCCCATCTTTGAAAACGCATGTTCCCTTGCTTACGGAAATGCAGAGGGCAAGAGAAGACACCATGCTACCAGACAAGCGTATGTGCAAATAAAACCGGGTGGACCTCCAAACACGGGTGGGCGGGTTACCCAACCCAACAATTTTTTGGGTGTGGCCATATTTGAAATATCAAAAATGAACAAGAAATTAGCTAAACAGGTTGTGTAGTGTGTTTCACTGACACTGGCATCAGTAGTTGCATGCATTTGGTATTGATAGTGAGGGGAGTTAGACTTCAGGTGAGACAGGCTCCAGGGGAGCTTGCCCTTTAGGGGAAGTTTCTGCcctaaggaaattatgctTTACAGGGTATTGCAATGCTAACATTTGCTAATGTGGGTACTAAAGGCAAGTCAGTAGGATTTCATGACCATTCGAATGCTTTCAATTTCAGACTTAGTTTCTCCGTGCTCTTTAGAGTGGAAGTtgtccattaattaatgtataattTAATTGTGTGTTGTGCAGGCTGATGTTGATACAAACATTCCTGAAGATGCTAATGCTTTTTATGGTGTGACAAGTCGATTCGAGTCTCGCGATAACATCACAATTCAATGTTCAACCAAAGTTTGCTCTTTTGGTCAACAAGTAGTTGAGAAAGTCGAGGTAACGTTTTCGTATGTTTACTTGAACGTGTTTTCATTAcattgtatgcgtttgtttgATAGGCTGGACACAGCACATTTGAAGACGGCCGGTTTGTTTTTCGTATTGATCGTTCTCCGATGTGTGAATACATGATCAGTTTCATTCACAAACTGCAACGTCTTCCTGAAAAATACATGATGAATAGTGTGCTGGAGAACTTTACAGTTTTACAGGTAAATGTTGTTCGTAGTTACTGTAAATCAGTAAATGTTTGTAACTACAAATGTTTGTAAACTGCCGTAAACTCTTAAATGTTCTGTAAGCTTCCCTCGTATGTCTTAAACGTGTGTTGAAGGGACAATGCTTGATCGACATTCGGTAGGTCTGCCAACATACCTACTTCATACTGCCAATTTGTTGACTGGATGCTACCCTGAGCCAAGAAAGCTGTTTCTGCCCAACCCAAACAATGAAAACGATTGTTTAGACTATTGTATGCGCATCTGCATGGATAGTTGGGCTACAAAAGTTggtaaacaataacaaaatttGCAAAATAAAGCAGATTTCAATAATTTACTTGTTTTTACAGTAATTTGATACCAAAGTAGTGATTTCTTGGAATTGGCTTTTCCATTGTGGTAAATCAAAGCAAGTACACGTTGGTTAATATTGTTTATAGCTTCTCTATACTTAATGAACCCATCTAGGAATTCTTTTATTATAGTTGATTTCTTAGTCAGCAGCCTGCATCTATTGTCATTGTTATGTGGAGGCCGACTTGCGTATAGTTTGTGCAACGGTTGAGAACTCTAAGGCTAGCTGCAGAGGCGCAGGAATGGCATCCAGGTTGGAGGGGGGCAACCTCAATGGCTTAACCTCAATGCGTGGTAACGGCATTGTTCCACATCAGCCATTTTGGAAGTTCTTGTAATATCATTTGCACAAGTGTAGCTCTGTGTACCCAGGACGTCCGTGCACAAGTGTTGCTTTTGCACTGGTGTCTATTGGCTCCTCGgtttcttccacttgtagaTCGTTTTCACAATGACCTATTTATCTATAGTGATCATAGACTGCATTCCCTCTCCCCCGTGGTTCCTAGACCTATTAGCTGTAAAGCATTATGTCTTACACGTTATAGCTCTCTGATGTGTATGCATCATATGTCAATTTCTGTAATcaactaaaaacaaaaattgaaaaattgtgTTGCCTTGCTATAAATTTAATGGTTTGTTGAGCTTGTATAGGTAGATATGTGTACATAGTGCTTATCTGAATTCCATATGTGATTTTGAAATTCTAGTCATCTGGTGTGGTTGTGCGATTGTTTAGCCAGTGATATGATCGACATGTTTAGTGTGGGTCTGTTTACTAGGTTataacaaacagagacacccAGGAGACGCTGCTATGTATGGCTTGTATGTTCGAAGTGTCGGCGACAGACGAAGGTGTGAGGCACAAAGTGTTTAGGCTACTCGGAGAGTAACACTTTGGTCGTGGTTAGCTGTAATGTTAAGATTGTAACATATATTAGTAGCCTCAATTTTATTGTAGTTAATTAGTGTTGACACCGATGGAATGCATTGCCGTGCTGTAAGGTCGTTTATTTCTACTGTGGCGTGTAGACTGCAGTAGGTTATCCCCACAAGCAATGTAGTTGTAAATCTCTCTCATGTATTGGTTTTTAGTGAGCTTTTTGAACTGGTATTGCCAGGAGGCTGTCAGGTATCTTAGTCAATGGAAGGATGTTGAAATAAACAATATTCATGAAAACCTGTGTACTGTTTCGTGAAGTTAGTTGAAGTGAGGGTGGAAGGCGAGAGCAGCAGGCAAGTATAGTTCCCTAGGCGAGAAACGCTATGGTACCTGAACAAGTAACACACGCAGtccggtcacgtgatgtacggCCACACTACATTACATACGGGTGTACACCGACTCGACGACACCGCCTCCTGTGTAACACGTGACTAAATAATATTGTATGTCATAACGGTATTCTTTGCCTTTTTTATTgctattgttattattattgttgttggtatTCTTGTTGTCGCACACAGAAATCTAATGCAAGTACATGTAGAGTGTAATTCTAGTGATCATGAGTTGATGTCTTTTGTAAGATccttatttaatttttatgacGGACCGttgtatttctttgtttgggCAGAAGGGGTATCTAACTAACAGCTTTCTACACATGACAGCTGTATAGCTTCAATACTTCGtcgtggtcacgtgacattgcCAGAGTTGATAACAACTGAGTTATGGAGGAGCCGAGTGCCGAAGAAGCCATTGCGTTTGAGGCGAAACAGATAGTCAAAGAGCTGTCGTTTGGTGTAGAGTCTATAGAAATTTCGACGCTTTTGCCAAGTAACAAAGAGGTGACCTACCTGAACTTGCTAACAAAGGAGAAAGAGGCCTATTGCGTAGAACTCTCGACTAGTGGCTACAGGGTAGAAAGAGCAAACCTCTTTTCGTGCAATGTATGAATTGGGTCTTTTCCAGGTTGTTGGTAAGgcgtttgatatcaatgaaattAGTCATAACGTGTCCGAATATTTTGAATCTGTGTACGCCTTGATGGATCGTCTCAGCCCGGTTTACAGAGAAAGCTTTGGAAATGCACTCGCACACAAGCTGGAGGAAGTGAAACGACAACAAGATGCTACAGACTGTTGTGAAGAAGGTGCAGCATCTGAATCAGATTGATATCTATGTACATGAAGACTAGTTTTGATATAGAAatctgccaatatgcttttaTCAGTTGTTGTCACAAACCACATAATTTTACCTtttatttgtgtatgtttCATACAAATTGATGTGGACACTTATGGAAAGTAGAGCTCTTAGTAGTAGGCATTTAGTGAGACACGTATAACACCTTGCCTTACCAAGTTACCGAGATAACAAAACCCTACCTGTGTAGTTGCTAGTGTTGCATCGTCAGACATTGGCATTGAGGGAAGGAAGCAACCTTCCTTTTGAAAATTTCTTTCTTCCACACCAAATGTTTGAATATCTGGTTAAACTGCAGCTGCTAAGGACAGAATCATAGATGGTTTATAATTTCAATGGGTAATTACGATGATAACTGTTGCCAAGTGTATGGGGactggagacagacagatggacagacagacagatcaggaTAACAGGCATGAGACTCATTGAGAGACTCATTAGGTGATTTATAGTCAATTGTACACTAGATAAGCTAGCACTGCAGAGATATATATGGCCCTAGTGGTTGTGTTAGATAATTTGAACTGAAGAGACGGTAATTTTAGCGGAATGTAGATTGTAATAGCATGGATGTTTCAACTATGTGTttttaacagacaaacagacagcgaGATTGCTGGTTGCAGTGGTGTATACAGTGTGCTTAGACTGCATGTAAACTGTACTGGGCTATCATTAGTAGCA is a genomic window of Corticium candelabrum chromosome 11, ooCorCand1.1, whole genome shotgun sequence containing:
- the LOC134187390 gene encoding GSK3B-interacting protein-like, which produces MEEPSAEEAIAFEAKQIVKELSFGVESIEISTLLPSNKEVTYLNLLTKEKEAYCVELSTSGYRVVGKAFDINEISHNVSEYFESVYALMDRLSPVYRESFGNALAHKLEEVKRQQDATDCCEEGAASESD
- the LOC134187386 gene encoding transcriptional enhancer factor TEF-1-like; its protein translation is MSSAPVWDSSQKPVQTWDQQQARASPSSSSGAAAAADSANGPANQQQKSPPAEDDSPPGAGDDASAEGVWAADIEQAFQEALAIYPPCGRRKIILSDEGKMYGRNELIARYIKLRTGKCRTRKQVSSHIQVLARKKSREIQTKIKDQAVKEQALQGLASMSSAQIVSASAIHGKMRMPFGMTPLSGMGLSGMYGEHGVPQSSPSYLKQEMNPLMSPQAMWGHPALGQPMPHSMMGFSQPNLMAGPLVVSSVGNAGSIAMMPPMTGLAGGTPVGHMGSNSPRSGSPVQRGSQFSRGNSPGDAMNAVSKSTVSSDWNGCSLAAPKLKLIEYDAFVETPSDDPRAQKHSFIHLEPSDSSAVEGVVTMVDFDDKFPDHKGGLKDLYDRGPAGAFFLVKFWADVDTNIPEDANAFYGVTSRFESRDNITIQCSTKVCSFGQQVVEKVEAGHSTFEDGRFVFRIDRSPMCEYMISFIHKLQRLPEKYMMNSVLENFTVLQVITNRDTQETLLCMACMFEVSATDEGVRHKVFRLLGE